tattttctcGTTTATggtcacataaaaaaattagtgtgTTATGATGAGTAGTgtgaaatttcacacacttacaatttatatagagagaagtgcagaatgcgtgctaatatatttttttaaattatgcataacaatatattatatcaatacaCACAACACCTagttatttgacacacacacgcatattatatttttttgttgattgtcagtctgtagtcaaattgaaaattttaaaaaaggttctttattttcattattttttggttttctataatttaaatttttaattatggtcgaatctCGACCCCTAGGCAACCACTAGTTATAGAAAATACACCGTTTTAAATTTTGACGATAGTAGTTAGTGACCGTAAGTGCAAAAAGTTCGCATCGTTATGTTATTATTGTTcatctatatattttaacacaaaatagAGGTTACACTTAgagttaataactaaaaaaaatacaaatgatatattttgttccgtttaaataattttaaattacaattattttcaatttacttaGAACAAATACTGTTCAaactataaaaagtaaaaaaaaaatgttctagggcaaaaatagttaaaattcatttaattattattcatgcAAAAATTTCGTACATAAATTAAGTagacttacgccgagttgcgcgaaaagaaattaaaatttaagtagtgattaaactaatttaatcgcaagaattgtatgaaattcttgtgattaaattagtttaatctctacttaaattttattttgtttcgtgcaactcggcgttataAAAGTACCATCATTCTTTCTAACCACCATAAAATATAACCAAAgagttttatcataaaataccGTGTGAACGAAATCGCGGAcagagtataaaattaaatcttacacatttattataaaaaaaagatatttgttAAGATTGACAAACAATACTTGTTTACTCTGCGTCATTAtaattgtcataaaaaaaaaccattcatTCAATCAGACTCACCTGCTTATAAAGGTCCGAAGTatactttttattcaaataacaaACCGATAAATCCGATGTGGACTATAATTTATCTATTCAGCAAATTTGTAGGATTTGTAGGCGGGTTGTATGATAAAAGGATTTTTAAGTTTCTCATGCGTTTTTGGTGACAAAAAGTTGAGTTTTTTCAGCCTCACCCGTTGTTAGTGTCTATAGACGTTGACcacgtttttttttacgttcAAAATTTATAATCTATCCATTACAGTTATACGATGAAATTGAGttttaatctaataatatatctaaataatgATAGCCTGTGATAAATTGTTTTTACTGATAAATCCGGCATTgcatactttttaaccgacatcaaaaacggaggaggtcCTCTTTTCGACTgtattgttttatgtatgttaaatcagaaatttttactggttggaccgatttcgttgattgttttttaattcgaaTGGCGATACTTGTCATGTGGGTCCATTTAAATTCAATCGACAAGgactttttgagttatgtctaataatgtgtatttacacgcttcagcctgtaatatcccactactgcgcataggcctctttccccatgtaggagaaggatcagagcttaataatTACTAATGCGTATTACTTAACTTTACTAaacttttgttatatattttcattactattatgttatatttttacttactttaattaataatgcgtatttacttgactatttctcgtctacctacgttgtcttactcgtagatgtaattgaagccggttttttttcgtagcatacaaacacaattatatataacagATCTTATAAATAAGAGCAATAAATTAACTATCaacactataaataaattgttaactgAGAGCCAATcccaaattaaattataattacaaatgaACAATTGaatgtgatgacaaaaaaaaattgtttaaatgcAGAGATTGCCGTTTGAACTAAATGCTAGTATTTGTTTTTTACGAATCctatttgtttctatttttaaccgacttcaaaaaagggggaggttactcaattcgaccgtatatattaatatatcgaaaatcgtagtgacgaatAGTgcgttagttaatttttttcgtctacttacgttgtatttacttgtcgatgtaattgaagtcggtttttttcgagggtttccctcaatttctctgagattccatcatcagctcctggtttccttatcatggtaccacacttgcaATAtccgattaccgtagcatatagacgtttgcaacaccagaaacctcgcaaacgcgttgccgaccctacctatATGTTAATCTACTACTactaaatttaagttttatcttcaaaaaatattttgatatcttTAATTAACATGCAGTTCTTaaagtttcaataaaaaaaaaacaacatttttgtaGACACTACGTAtcgtaacaaacatttattgtaGCTAATAGCTTAGTATATTTCTgcttacaattataattttatgttttaatgttaACGACGCACAACTGTAGTTTACTTCTTCAGATCGACTACCTAAATAGGCATAAAAAAGGCTttctagtctaagaaaaagaataataccacatcaaatggtaaataaacgaatcaaataataccctattgggttccgatagatggcgttaacaaaagcgtaacaaggtcattcgttcaatagattttactcctcatatttttttataccgggCGCCATATGAAAATCGATGCTTAAGGAGTaacctctaaaaatatattaatatttaataataatttccacACACTACATAATTAGATAGATATAGAGAGATAAGAGAGAGATAAGAGATAAGAGAGATTAGATAGAGATAGatagaccgcctttgtgcatagtattgttttgcaaattttatttttaaagatgtatgttatgtaatatgcacaataaagtttatttcttcttcttctttcttctaattaaataaaagcaaacaacaaacaaacttgaGGGTTTCCGCTAGTATGCAATAGTTTAACACGTGATGCTATACACTAATTTCTATGTAggaagtaattttaaattttattagattataaaGACGTCAAGCTGACAAGAACGACAATGCCTCTTTGCGAGATCGCAAATTGACACAAATTGCGGATTCACGCTGGGAACGATTGCTACCGtctttcgatttttttttttctacggAGGAGACGTTAATGGACGTGGGAAAATGTCTAATTTGACTTCtaaagttgttatttattagaCATAATCTATATGTTTTATAGTACAAATCGACAACTACAATATTACTCCGCCAACTCAATTTATAGGGGAGGGGTACCGAGGATTATTTAATAGAAACAAGtacctaatataaaaaaaactaatgtcaATCCCTACGTAGATTGATTTCTtccgtataaaattttatttaaatttatttaatgaaccAATCaatgtctgaaaaaaaaaaccgtacaATATCAAACTtgtatatttagtaatttttgttaGTGATTTATAGGTTCCTTAAACATTCAACTTTTAGTAGCTACACTTCCTAATCTGCTTTATAGATACCATGTATTGTACTCAAAGGTAGTTAGTAAGAGTTTGCTCTTCTCTATAAGAccactttaatatatttttttactttattacttttattgtttaattaattattcttttagtAGAGGTGCGAAAAAAAGAGTATTGTTAAAAAGATTAAAGGTTATTTTACTTTTGGTTCACTCCCATAAAGCTGTTATCGTTTAAATAACAGTGATTAATAActacaaatagttttattgtcAACGTATCTTTtacaattcttatttttttttatctcgcAAGTGTCCAACACAATGGTACAGagtcaaaatatttaactacaaataattgtttgtcTGTGCCCATTCGGGACACCGGAAGTCCGTGCTTCAATACCGTTTGGCttgcgtaattttttttttaattcttaaagaCGAATGATGTATCGATATTAAGGAAGGGCCTTTAAAgttattcatataaaaacttataattttttggCTTTTAATacttacctatatttttaattcaaagttCAGAGAAGAATGAAATATTAAGAGTTCCACGAAAATTTTTGGAACGTTTTTAATACGTATATTTGTTCGGAcgcctttttttcttttatataaacgtAATAGTGCATGcccagttataaataaataaataaataaagataaatacatatgtaaatatataaataaatttttatattacacccaaacttggggtgggaatcgaacccacaaccctcggagcagaaagcagggtcactacaaactgcgccaacgggctagttatgtttcaatttttttctattataataaaaataaaaacaaatatcttgTCAACTTGTacacacacggtacatatactaaaataacaatttttaaaattttagttcgtctgtctgtttgtttcggctaatccctgaaacagctggaccgattttgacaagacTTTTACTGacagctggtgtaataaggagtaacttaggctacttttattttagaaatttatttgataactcTGCAACCTAAACAAAAACTGTTTTGttagattccacgcggacaaagtcgcgggcacagctagtatgttaATATGTTATCAAACTACGTTGTCAACCAATCTTACGAGattcaaatattcaaaatgCGTACTATTATAAGCGCTTCTAAACTAATCAAACTCCACCGGAGCTTGAAGATGGATCGAAGAAGCAGCCTtctaaaatatgatataatgtTGTGAAGTTAAAGATcttaaaaatcaaacaaaacagCTTAGAAATCTAAATGATTTAATTACCAATTTACTAGGTATATCAAGTGATTCTgttgtaataatattacatgTTGTATTTACATTTACAGATTTTGGACTGAGTATGTATTTTTTGCGTAaactcaacttttttttaagatcATACTTTAAGTggaaattttacaatacatacaataaacatatacgattaatttttattgtatatggatacacaataattgtgtttacaggcaaacgaagaaaaagcgacttcaattatatcgacaagtaatacagcgcacgtagacaaaaaaaattgtcaagtaaatacgcattatcaaagattactccaaaagttgtaatcaaatctcgatggattttaaatgtgaccacaagataaacatcgactttcgattaaattaaaaatcatcaaaatcgatacacccagtaaaaagttatgcggattttcgagagtttccctcgatttctctgggatcccatcatcagattctggtttccttatcatggtaccaaattagggatatctcctttccaacgaaacaagaataatcaaaatcggttcataaatgacggagttatccctgaacatacataaaaaaatatatacggtcgaattgagtaacctcctccttttttgaagttggttaaaaaaggaCGAAAAACCAAGTGATGATCGCACATAAGACGATCTTATCGTTTAAAGAGCAATGTCTTTCAGACAATCCTCTGACAAAGAGCATGAAGAGATTAGAGAATAAGTCGGAAAGTAGGTGTATGtactaatgataataataaataattcgcCTGTATATAACATaagatacataaatatatagacatacataaaaagcatagaatatttatttcgaatatttacaattaacaacttaagaacttataatattttcagatacatatggtataaatcatgtccacgTAGAATGGTGCCAAAAATGTTGGCCACATTTcctcgttgaatcgctatgctgattctctgggcaaaaatgcaccagccctcttgtcaccagtagAGGCAATAAGCCGAGGAGTtatctcttaaaaaaaaaaacggcacaaagatgttaTTTGTAATTAGTGGTGATATTTGTGCcttttagtcgtttcagcttttttcGCAGCGGCTCCCACTCCCAAGGCtgcttacaaattatataggtatccTTATAATATCtgtctatataatatatataatagcttCAATGTTTTCATtaggttaaaataaataatatctatggtttgactagcccgttggcgtagtttgtagtggccctgctttccgTTCTgcgggttacgggttcgattcccgcctgagtttgggtgtaatatttgtatttttatatttatatataaaagtatttctatgtatatttatttaaaaaaatattcagttatatcagtcggctgtggCCTATAACAcatgcattaagttgcttaacatttGAACAGACTACTGTGTGCGAATGTTataggatatttatttattttatggttttcatttttgatattacacaaatatttttaaaattagctaTAATAATGTGTTCTAAAATCATtccataattaatattttttttcaaaatattttaacaaagagCGTAATTTTTAAGAAAAGGTTTTATAAGAGTTACGACTTAGCAAATGAGAATCTTGACCCGAGTCGACGACTGGTCAAGTACGAaaagattatattaaattgtatattttcgaataaaatactctattttattttatttttgagattttaagtaattatatacTTGATTTTAATCTGAATTTGaagttaagtttttaaaattaattaggtaCAAAGCACGATTTTTTGAATGAAGGAGTAAAAATTTCTAAGCTAActttgaaagaaaatatatatcgtATTTTATACATCATGTACTTGTTTAAGCAACAGTTAATAATGTGTAATAGGCTAAATAAAAGCAAATGCTTCATAAATTGTATACACATGTTTTGTAAGtagacaaataaaaagaaaagaaaatttcttatttataaaaaatattgttttattgtgttcgcttacaaaaataatcttaacaGGAAATCCTTTTAACATAATGATAATCTTAAAACTACATATAATATTTCACTATCAAACTttcgtacaaaaatatatattttataatttacaaaattcttcattataatttatatacattgcTAAGAGATTTTACAGCGCTAACTAATACCCATATAAATAAGGAAAGCCAACATGTGGAACTGCAGATAGCGGCACGAAGACAGGCATCATCCTTTCAGCGTGAAGATAATGAGTTCTCGTGTGCTTCTTTAAATGATCTCTTCTGCCGAATTTCTTCCCACAAGTAGGACAGGGGTATGGACGAACGCCAGAATGTATCCGTTTATGCCTCGTCAACTCCTCATTCCTCGTAAAGGTCTTCCCACAATTCTTTTCATCGCATTTATAAGGCCTTTCACCCGTATGAATCCGTATATGCCCTTTCAATTGTCCGTTGTTGGAGAAACCAACTTGGCAGTGCGGACATTTGTATTTCTTCGGTCTTTGCTTTCTCGCGTTAAGGAGTTTTGCTTCGTTTTCTTGTTGTAATATTCTTGCGTATTCTAGTTCCATTGCATACCCTTGAGCTAATGATTCCAGAAGAAGAGGATCTGTTGGTGGTATACCTAACGTATGTGCGATGTCTGTAGGTAAGTATTCAGGTATATAACTTTGATTGTAAGAACTTGGCGGCACGATATTTTGATGTAGAAAATTGTGTGTATGTAAATTTTCAGCGGATTTCTTAATGGTATCTTCTTGttcttcgttttttattttttccggTTCTTTTAAAAGTCTATCACAACACAAGCTTAGACTTGCGACGGGTGAATCAGGAACATCTTCAAGAGCACTTAAATTCCGTTTTTTATCATCTTCATTATCCATAGTCGTTGTAGACACAGTTGCATCTTggtgattattattttcattcttCTTGAAAGTTCCACGGATTTTCCTTAAGCGGCTTTCAcgtttttcttcttttcttttctttagtTCCAtgtcttttatttcatttgattCACTTATCTCTATTTCCTCGGTATTTTTACTATCACTCACATCCCAAGGTCTAAAAagtcttgaatattttttttgaatagaCAACATTTTCGCGACTAGTATAAAGATGGATTCACACACGACCGATGTATCAGACTGGGACCCTTTCTCATTTCAACAACTTTTATATACATTcctttaacaataaatttaataaaatcgccCAAAAGTAGAGGGATAACCGATGCCATTGAATGGACGAAAGAgacgaaatatttttcaattgttGCACACTTGAAGGGTGCTTTGAATCTTTTGTTACAACTATATGATcacatttaaacataaaatacccTAAACTGTTGGCATAAGATTGATTGTTGTGCATAAGCTAAATGGTAGTTAGGCTGTATAGTTCATAGGAGGTGTCATAGTCTTTGAGATAGGGGTGTGTAATGTTATTTATGTTGATTTTTGTGCGTCGTCCGGAGGCGGGCTCAGGGGCAGAGCGTTCTGCTCGAGTGGTCGCGGCCCTTGCAGCTGCCAGCTTGTTTGTTTTAATGGTTTTGCCGATTGTTGCGGTTGTGACGATTTATGCGTTATATACACGCAAGCAGAACAATACATGTACATATGGGTACTTTATTGAACTCTTGAAAGGAGCGTTTCTTTTCGttagcaattttattttacaaagccAAATATTTAGGAAAtgtttagtgttttatttttgatatttaattgaaataggtgtaatatataattgaaaGTCCGAAATAGAAGAAAACCATTTTAATTGTAAGAAAAGTTTGATGTTTAAACAGCAAAAATATTAGTACGTATTTCcgttaaaataaaacttgcgttttaaaattttgattttaagacGAAGTAGCGATACAATTGTGCAACAAAAACCTAACATTTCCTGGACATAAAAAGTGAAGTCCCGTCGTCCATATAATTGATCGAAAGGATCAATCTAAACAAATCGAGTTCCTATTCAAATACAATAGTCTTGATTGCGACGCTTTTGACGCTTTTTGAGAATTCTGAGGGAAGGACTGCGAAATTGGCGCGATCTGTCAAATTTCGTGTCGCGAGTGATCGATTGCCGCCATTTTGTTGAGATTGAcgtgaattatttaaaaattaaaatattcacacGAAATAATCGtaatttaagtttattgtaAAATAGCAGTTATAAATCTTACTTTATGacttaatttaacatttacttatctactttttatgtaacattattaaaatttaagaatcgcttttttatttataagcattttaattatcattatcatcaatCATTTTAGTGTTAGTAATAAGTTATCATCAATCTTTGCTACGgaaccttaaaaaaaatataatataaattgatgGACGTAACCTTGATTATCAACAGAAAATTTAcgaaaatttatacaaatcaacaaaattggagtgtctgtgtgtaatattaaaaataaccgttattttactaaatgcatatggatgtatacacggtacatataccaaaatatttttt
The Melitaea cinxia chromosome 23, ilMelCinx1.1, whole genome shotgun sequence DNA segment above includes these coding regions:
- the LOC123665307 gene encoding zinc finger protein 629 is translated as MLSIQKKYSRLFRPWDVSDSKNTEEIEISESNEIKDMELKKRKEEKRESRLRKIRGTFKKNENNNHQDATVSTTTMDNEDDKKRNLSALEDVPDSPVASLSLCCDRLLKEPEKIKNEEQEDTIKKSAENLHTHNFLHQNIVPPSSYNQSYIPEYLPTDIAHTLGIPPTDPLLLESLAQGYAMELEYARILQQENEAKLLNARKQRPKKYKCPHCQVGFSNNGQLKGHIRIHTGERPYKCDEKNCGKTFTRNEELTRHKRIHSGVRPYPCPTCGKKFGRRDHLKKHTRTHYLHAERMMPVFVPLSAVPHVGFPYLYGY